Proteins encoded together in one Terriglobales bacterium window:
- a CDS encoding biopolymer transporter ExbD: MSITMAGSGGPSANINVTPLIDVLLVLLIIFMVITPLEPKGLDALVPQPPKDPQSQVTPTDRTIVVQVIWAGANERAKLKINQDDVAWTDLQAKLEDIFKTRAERVMFVKGDSEVPFMDVAQVIDIAHAAQVDKVGLITAKIEQGQ; the protein is encoded by the coding sequence ATGTCAATCACAATGGCAGGATCGGGCGGGCCCAGCGCCAACATCAACGTCACTCCGCTCATCGACGTGCTGCTGGTGCTGCTCATCATCTTCATGGTGATCACCCCCCTGGAGCCCAAGGGACTGGATGCGCTGGTCCCGCAGCCGCCCAAGGACCCGCAGTCCCAGGTGACCCCGACCGACCGCACCATCGTGGTGCAGGTGATCTGGGCGGGCGCCAACGAGCGGGCCAAGCTCAAGATCAATCAGGACGACGTCGCTTGGACCGACCTGCAGGCCAAGCTGGAGGATATCTTCAAGACCCGGGCCGAGCGGGTGATGTTCGTGAAGGGCGATTCCGAGGTCCCCTTCATGGACGTGGCCCAGGTGATTGACATCGCGCACGCCGCCCAGGTGGACAAGGTCGGGCTGATCACCGCCAAGATCGAGCAGGGACAGTAA
- a CDS encoding ExbD/TolR family protein produces MPLPKRTLAVTSDINVTPMVDVMLVLLIIFMVITPMLQKGVSVELAKTDNPVSMKDADQEDALLVAVMRDGKIFFGSDQVTADQLTQKVKDRLEKKTDKRVFIKADARAKYGSVVEVVDNIRSAGVDQVGLLTEQRKQTISTQAPPPQ; encoded by the coding sequence ATGCCACTGCCAAAACGAACCCTGGCCGTCACCTCCGACATCAACGTCACGCCCATGGTGGACGTGATGCTCGTGCTGCTGATCATCTTCATGGTGATCACGCCCATGCTGCAGAAGGGCGTGAGCGTGGAGCTGGCCAAGACCGACAATCCCGTATCCATGAAGGATGCGGACCAGGAAGACGCGCTGCTGGTTGCGGTAATGCGCGACGGCAAGATCTTCTTCGGCTCCGATCAGGTGACCGCCGACCAGCTCACCCAGAAGGTGAAGGACCGTCTGGAGAAAAAGACGGACAAGCGGGTATTCATCAAGGCGGATGCGCGCGCCAAGTACGGCAGCGTGGTGGAAGTGGTGGATAACATCCGCTCGGCGGGCGTGGACCAGGTGGGATTGCTGACCGAACAGCGCAAGCAGACGATTTCCACCCAAGCGCCGCCGCCGCAGTAG
- a CDS encoding tetratricopeptide repeat protein, translated as MRQGARIAAVVALAALVSLAAGCNKLKARDQLNKGVQQYKSAHYDEAIDHFKNAVELDPRLLNARLYLATAYAQQYVPGVDSPDNNRNAELAIEQFQEVLKLKPGNLNSLKGIAALYFQMKKFDQSKEFQRQVIQSDPNDPEAYYSIAVIDWTQTYVPRMEARAKLGLRPDEPLKDKKVCAEIRAKNQDKVQEGMQMLEKSIQIRPDYEDAMAYLNLLYRERADYECEDPDARAADYKKADEWVEKTMATKKAKAAKQTGSGGITLDQSQTPQP; from the coding sequence ATGAGGCAAGGAGCAAGAATCGCGGCGGTGGTAGCGCTGGCGGCGCTGGTTTCGCTGGCGGCCGGATGCAATAAGCTCAAGGCGCGCGACCAGCTCAACAAGGGCGTGCAGCAGTACAAGAGCGCCCACTACGACGAGGCCATCGACCACTTCAAGAACGCCGTGGAGCTGGATCCGCGGCTGCTCAACGCCCGCCTCTATCTGGCCACCGCCTACGCCCAGCAGTACGTCCCCGGAGTGGACAGCCCGGACAACAACCGCAACGCCGAGCTGGCCATCGAGCAGTTTCAGGAGGTGCTGAAGCTCAAGCCCGGCAACCTCAACAGCCTGAAGGGGATCGCTGCCCTCTACTTTCAGATGAAGAAGTTCGACCAGTCCAAGGAATTCCAGCGGCAGGTCATCCAGAGCGATCCCAACGACCCGGAAGCCTACTATTCCATCGCGGTCATCGACTGGACCCAGACCTACGTGCCGCGCATGGAAGCGCGCGCCAAGCTGGGACTGAGGCCGGATGAGCCGCTGAAGGACAAGAAGGTCTGCGCCGAGATCCGCGCCAAGAACCAGGACAAGGTTCAGGAAGGCATGCAGATGCTGGAGAAGTCCATCCAGATTCGCCCGGACTACGAAGATGCCATGGCCTACCTGAACCTGCTGTACCGGGAGCGGGCCGACTACGAGTGCGAGGACCCAGACGCCCGCGCCGCCGACTACAAGAAGGCCGACGAGTGGGTGGAGAAGACCATGGCCACCAAGAAGGCCAAGGCGGCCAAGCAGACCGGCTCCGGCGGCATCACCCTCGACCAGTCCCAGACCCCGCAACCGTAA